Genomic segment of Pelmatolapia mariae isolate MD_Pm_ZW linkage group LG6, Pm_UMD_F_2, whole genome shotgun sequence:
AAAACCAGTGAAACAGGAAGTATAAAATGTAGACTGAAAGGTGTTTGTACACCTGGCTTTCCTGTCAGGCCCTCGCTCTCCGAGGACTACCTTCATCCAGCTTTCTGCAAGTCCATCTGCTGCAGCTTCCAACTTCTAACCTCAGAGCAAAAGGTCCAATCAGCGGCCTTTATTCGACAGTTTGCAAGGTTAATACAGTTCCACATTCTCCAGAGGaagattaaaattttaaaaaaggctagaaaatgtaaaaatcgaAGCTAGAGTTCATTTTTTAACATGCAAAACTATTCAGTAACATAGTACGGTTCACAGCTGCATGTTTATTTAGTAGTGTTAAACTACCCATGCTTCACCCAAAGCTGATTCATCCACGTTCATCCAAACTGAATACTATCAACACATATTGTTCACTTtgtaaaagtttaaagtttataCAAGGCACTATCTAGAGATCTATCGATCTAGTTTGCAAGCAAATGGATTTGCAGAAGGCTAGTGGGTATTCCTCAGTTAAGTTGAATATACCCCAAATGTGCATGGTTTGGTTTACAATTGCAGGCAATGCCCTTAATGTGAACCAACTACATGTTAATGTCTCCTTATTTTTGTCTTGCAGTCAGTAAATAGACCCCTTATCAGAACTGAAATGTGTGGGCTGAGTGTTATTTACATCTGAGGGTTTAAACTAGCTCATATGTGACAAACTGTCGAAAGTCTCAAATGCTGAACAGCATTTTAGTGTGAAGGTGTTAAAATAAGTGATAAACTcagaaatgtttaattttaactGCGGGTGTCCAGTTATTATTTGTTAGAATTACAGACATCTCGTCAGCAAAGTGACATTTCCATTAAAGTAATGCTGTTAATAGagtatatatacatttttttattgttgatgTTTGAGTTAACCACAGCATCTTATACttatcaaacaaacaaacaagcaaacaaaggaATACAAGGTTTTcgcacacaaccatctctaggttttagagagactggtctgaaaaagagaaaatgtccagtgagcagcagttatCTGGCTGAAAGTGCCTTGTTGATGCAGAGCTCAGAGGAGAAAGACAAGAGTAAGCCAAATGACCACTTATTACAACCAAGATATGCAGATATGGACCTTGAAGCAGACGGGCTacggcagcagaagaccacaccaggtgtcaCCTGGGTGCTTACAGCACGATAACACACCTTGTCACAAAATTCACATCATCTCAAACTGCTTTCTTCGACATggcaatgagttcactgtactccacagtcaccagacctcagtctgactgAGCACCTTTGGGACGTGGCGGAAGAAGAGACTGGCATCACGGATGTGCCACAGACGAATCTGCAGCGTGTGATGCtttcatgttaaaaatgttttctgaagAATGTTtctagcaccttgttgaatctgtgccatgaaacATTAAAGCAGTTCAGAAGGTAAAAGGGGGTCTCTTTTGTACATCGCTACCACCTTCCCATGCTGTCAATCTCAATACTGATTAATGTAGTCTTACGTCTGCATGGTTTAAATCTGTGCTGTCTGTCATTCTCCCTTTTATACTCTCATTTGTGCAATCCAtctcctccccatctccacctcGCCTAACTCACTCAGAGCTCCATCCAAGTCTTAGTCTTCATCTTCACCATCACTAGCATCTAGACTCCAGGGGGGTCCTGTCCTAAATCCCATCACTGCTGGAATTCCATTCTGAGAATGGAATGGGGCAGTCTAATCACTGAATGCACTGATTAATTTCCCTATCTAAAGAAATAATATTCTTTTTCCCAAATGATCTCTGCTTACTGAAATATtttagccctttttaaaattaggTTTTACTTGCACAAAGAcaaattttctgtaattaattcTGGAAATCAGGAAAATCCCATTGTTTCCACAGGGATAATTTACGAGGGTATTTTTCAAGGACACCTCAGCAGGGTCCTGACACTTGCCGACAGCAACAGCTCCTCAAACACTAACACAATCACAGATGGTAAATGCATTTTAGCTAAACActcaaaaatattcaggaattctCAGAATGTAaagcatttcttttgtttttattgtacataaaagaaagaaagtgattttttttagttttggcTTCTGCCCCCCTCTCTAAGCTACTGACTGAGCCCTGAGAGAGGCAAGCCGCTGTGGAGTGGAGATAAGGCTACACCTGCCAGCCAAGCTCAtcactgtgtttgtggttttgagtgtgtgtttgtctaagCCTCTttccgtgtgtgtctgtgtgtctgtgtatgttccAGTCCCAGGGTTGAAAAGATAAGTGGCTCTAAGGAACCCGAGTGTAAAATCTCAGCTACACCGAACACCCAACAGAGATGAAGTGAGAcagcacaaaatgaaaaatacatattCCTTTCAGAGTGGATTAAACTATAAAAAGATAGGCAGAAAGGTCATTTCCTCCTCAAAAGCAGCCAAAATACCTTTCAGCTCCCAGACATGTAGCCACATCACTGAAGAGTGAAGCCACAGCAGAGACCTGTGGATATTTTCTCACACTTATCTTATAATTACAACTAATTAGTGgtttaattaaaatatacaataatgCTCAAAAGTCTATGATCAAAAGAAATATTCTCTTGACTACATTGTAATAATCTGCTCTAAAAATTCAGAGCACATGAGACTGTGGTACAAACATGTGGTACAAAGAGCAAGATacatacagatatatatatatatatactacacacacacacacacacacacacacacacacacacacacacacacacacacacacacacgtgtatgtatatatatatatatatatatagtatataaatgataaattaaGCACTTGTTAATACCTGATTCATGCTTAACAGTGTAACATTATTATAAAGTGCAATCAGAAGGCTTCTAAcatatttgactttttaaaattaatttgaatTAAAGTGGTTGATTATTTTGGTTTCCACTGAGTTTTTTTATGACATTTTGTTCTCAAGCAATTACACAATGTAACTGTTTAATTTGTAAACATTGTAGTCATGACGACCTTTCTTAAAAACTACAAACCCTTCGATGTCTGTTTACACGGTGACTGAAGTGTTTTAACTTCAAGTTTTATATCTCATAAAAACCATGTGTATAATACAAACTACTGATAGTCTCATGATTGAGATAAGGACAATTATGAGACAATTTTGTATCAAAGAATGGTTACAGGCTACTAATGTCTTAGTATTTCcaaatctataaaaaaaaaacacacatccgTGTATATGTGATCTGTGATAATGAAAATATCACATTTTATGAGAAATGGTGGCAATAATATGTTATAATCTAAAAATCCTGCTGTAGAAAATTATGAGAAACTCTTCTGTGATTGAGAAGAAGCGTCACAAGACAAAAAGTCTGTCATGATGACAAACAAAGACTGCATTATGAGATGACTCTCATATAAACGTTGATCAGAAATGCAAGAGGCAGGAAAGCTGAACATGTGGAGATCGGGGGGGgggtttgttgtgtgtttgtgatcatgTAAAGTTTCATTCCTAATTTTAATAATCAGTGACAGAGGCAGGTTACCACATGTTACtgttgttttccactttttaaaGATCATTCACCTATAAATGACctttttttcactctgtttttaacatttgtaaAACACAGTTCTCCCTCTACAAAGAGACTACACATCCAACACATAATCATATGTCTGTAACCTGCTGTTTACACAGGACCTGAATTCATAAATAGTCCGATAAAGTTTGTCTCTTTTTTCACGAGAGGATGAGTggtcacgcacacacacacatccacagtcaaacagaaacacactttgTACTTACATTTTGTTGACTGAAACTCTTTGTTGTCTGTGCAGCGctccatttctctctctttcttgctTTCTCAGAAAATGACAGGAAGTGTAAAAGGAAGGGAAGTTGCTTCTCGCTGTGTACGTGTTTTGTAATGTTGCGGCCAGCCTCTTCTTAAATTATGAACTCTATCGTGAGAACATCTTAAAGTCCACTGACGGCTTCTCTGATGGGCAGCAGCACGAGTGTGAATGGATGTGTTTGCTGAAAACTTGAGAGGGAAGAAGACACAACGAGCCACGAGTCATGCCTATGCCAGTGTGAACAAGTGCCTGTGcctgagcgtgtgtgtgtgtgtgagcttatGGTACAACCATGGCAAGAGCAGCACTTACTAAACTTCTTCTCCTCGTGATTCTTGCCTTCATCATCTGCCTCCCggaatttttcacattttaccaAGGTTGGTCACCCAGACAGCTTCAGATCCACATTAAttcattctgtgtgtgtgtgtgtattgtgtaaATGTTAGAATGTTATCCAGCTTTTGTTCAAACTTTGCATCAAAGTAAAGCTTTAGACAATGTTCGCTTGATTTGCTTCCTCTTTACACACACTGTCTGTGAAAAGACCTCTCTGTGTCGGTCTAAGATTATAAATCAGACCCAAATATAGCTCCATACAACTCTGACTGACAGCCCTTTTGAAAAGGTTTCCGTATTGTGTTGCCTTGAAAACACGTTTCTTTATGAGAGCATCTCGGTTTACCCTTGTGCTCCTGCCGTTTTTTGCCTTcagtggtttttcttttttgtctctccATCTGTGTCTTTCCTCgtctgtctctttctgtcaGATACAAACTGGAGGCAACAGCTTCCATTTCGAGATCTTGCTATGATTTATAGCTTGACAGCTCGTTCTTTGCTGCTTTTCCTCTTTATGCTTGCTTCTGCTGAGAAATCAGTCTGAATTTTGCCGTGTTCATTCTCTTTATCCTTGCAGTAACAAAAGTGAACTTCTTCTGCCTTCCCTACCGACCCTGCGAACAAGGAAATCAGGTGAAGGAGGGGGAAAATGCAAAGGCTGGAAATGATGACGCTAAGAGAGGCCATATGTGTGACCCATCTCAGACTCCAGATCAGGAAAAATGGGAGCAAGCGTGCACACGAGAAGATCAAAGCAATACAACAGATTCGGCTTCAGACGTCAGGCGAGGCAGAGATGATCCAAAAGTGAGGTGGTTCATGTGTGAGACAGACATGGAAATGGCAGAAGTACACAGAAATATCTCAACTTCAGGTATTCACATCTAGAGACTCAACAACATCTGCTTTCTGTTTAGAAAAGCTTGCTACTGCCTGAAGTCCACACCGCTGAGTGCATCTGACCCATACTGTCTAGTTTGTTTGGCTAGTGTGATTATTGAGTGCCACGTCTGAGTGCGGGTTAAGTAAACTGTGCCCTGGTCTGCTTGAAAAAGTGGTCCAGGGCATGCTTCAGTTAGACTCTTAGCGTACTCTGTGTACGCTCTTAAGACTTCCAGGGTGAATCATAATGACTCTAGTCTAGGATCTATCACATTTGAAAAGTTTAAGCTAATTAACAACTAATTAATTGTTTCCATTAAAAGTGACATTTTATGGTTACTGTCACAGTGAGGACTCTATGCAGCCCTGTGAAAAAGTAAGTAgaccccatgattcagtagtTTAGCGGCAATAACTTGAAGCagttgttttctgtatgacttcatCAATCGCTCACACTGGACACACTTTACAATGCCATTTAAGTTCATTGAGGCTTACGAGCATTAATTTATGTACATTTCTCTAAAGGTCTTGCCACAAGAACAAATCATGTTCAGGTTTGGACTTTGATTGCAACAGCTTAACCCTTTTGTTTTGCAGTCATTCTGTGGTGGATTTGAAGCCGTGCTTCAGTTCATTATCCTGTTGCAGTCTGAACCAAGCTTTAGCCGTTAggcagatggcctcacatttcaCTCTAGAAAACTTTGGTGTGCAGAGGAGTTCAGTGTTGACTTACTGAGTGAAAAATGTGtcggtcctgtggctgcaaaagaAGCCCAAGTCATCACctctccaccaccgtgcttcatAGCTGTTATGAGGTGATATGCTGATATACATTATGGCCTAACTATGGTCTCGTCTGTCACTGTTCCTGAAGTCATGATCAGATGCATTTTTGCAAACTAAAGCCAAGCTGCATGTTTCTTAAAGAGAAGAGGGTTTGTCCCGGGACTCTTCCAAGCAAGCCATATTTGTTCAGTCTATTTCTCAGtgcatttaacatgctaactgaagctTGTAAAATCTGAAATATACCTCTGGTTTGGTCTGgtgtatatttttgtatttgcatCTACCTGTTAGTTGTGAGATTCGCACCTTTAGCAATATTTGGGTGAGAGGTTGTACTGTTTTTTCAGCTAGTGTTTAGTAGCTTAGTAGTGGAAAGGTGCATCCCAGGTCTTAAAACTGCAATTCCTTGAACAGCCACTTGAGGGTGGATTTACAAGCAAGTCAGCTGCTACAGATTCCCatgtaaaataaacttttttataGCCTTGTACAGGAAAAGGCTTTTGGTCTCTAAAACTTCATGAAAACTGTAGAGGACTGCTTTTTGTATCCATTATAAGTTTTTATTAGTATTAGAGGCATTGCCAGTTTGGCTGACAGTCTTTCAGTACAGTGATACACACAGCAATCTCTATGCTCAGAACATTGCCCGATCCAGCTGACTAACTGAAATTAGCAGCTTCAGTCACCTCTCACTCTCTGAATCTTTTATAAATGTAAGTGTATGATATGATTTAAAAGGGTACGTTTTAAAACAAGGTACCTCTCTGCACAGCTGTCACGAAGTTTGCCATAGTTCATCTTGTGTTTCTGTTGTTCAGCAGACCATCAGAGGGGCAACGCTTCCAGAGAGAACTGATCGCCTTCCACTAATTAAAGAATCTAATTAAGCTTTAAAATATGAGCATATTAACGTGAGCGTCACTGTGAGCATGTTCGCAGACTGGTGTTATTTAACTCTGAGCACAACTGTGCACGATTAACGCCTCAAAGAGCTGCTTGCGCTGCGATGCCTTCTTCAGCAGACAATATAAGCCTTTTACGCCCCAATCAATACATTCATGCTATTTATTCACCCACAGCTTACGAGTCACATCTGGAGGTGTCAGCCGAGCTTCACCTGCCCAACGCAGAGACCCTGAATCTCACCTTGTACGGCCGCAGCAATCACAGTTCCTTACACCTCTACCcacctgaggaggaggagggagagaaggGTGGTGATGAAGGACAGAGGAAGGCATTCTACTGctgtctccctctcctgccCAACTCTGAATCGGCCAATCAAAGCCGCTGTCTCCTTTGGTTCGCCAATCAAACGGTTTGGAATTCAACAGCAAAGGAAAAGCTGCCATGGAAACGGACACAGAAAGGTTGGTGTCAGGCGGATGGAGCTGGGCTTCTTTGATCCCCACGCGGCCAGCGTGGCTTCACTGTAAGATGGAAAGGAGATAAGAGGAAAGAGGAGACAATAGGAGACAAGGAAATTGGCCAAtcagttttcatttcattccAAGCTGCCCACTCTCTCAGTCCACAATGGAGTCATTCTTTTCAATAGAACAAATTTCCTTCAGTTCTTCTCCTGActtggtgtttttgtttctccctcttcctctgtaCTACATGATCAGTCATACTTTCCAAGACTACAGTACATCTTAATTTACTGTATCTCTAAGCCTGTATTGATTttggctttctttctttctgctctgctctccaaaAGTCCCTCATGCTTAAAACATTGATTAAGTAATATTTTCCAAAGTGCATAATGAAAGCTGGATATCCATTTCCTTCACAATTTTTCTGCAGCACCTCCACCAGACCTTTCCATTTATGCTTTTCCCTTtctttgttcttgtttgttcaCTTCCTCTTATTATTTATATTGCCTCTTCTATGTCTTTTATCTCTTTCCAGTCCTCCTTCCTTACCGGTCTCTTGCCTTCTTAtccttccttcttttcttccttcatCCACTctacattttcatgtattttattttcacatggCATGAATTTTAGTGCTGGAATGACtgggatggattttttttctttaggtaaAGAGGtcagtaatgaaaataataCATAATTGTTTCAGACTCTGCTCTGTCCAAAATGTTCCTCTGTTTTCCAGATGAGTGGCAGTGTGCGCTCAGAGTGGTCTGGCTGGCTCTGCTGtgtttggtgttgctgagtATAGTAACGAGTGTGATCGGACAAATCTACAAGAAAAGGCGTTTGTGCAGtaagagacaaaaaaacaatcaaacaaaagaaatcacTCATTTTATGATGCCACaactaaagaaacaaacattacATCCATgagtcaaaattttgagttactaTTTTAAATttctaattaaaaatgaaaaactttgAGATATTTTCTCAGAAGTTTGCATTAGTGAGTTGAAAGTTTGGActtatgaatgaaaaaaaagtttagctttgtttttcagtggtGGAAACAGGCGTCCTAAGATTTTGATCTTTTGAtcagtgaaaatgttttttcttctgccAGGGAAGCCGAAGGTGCACCCTGATGGCTTCAACTTAATTACTCAGCAATTAAATGGTAAGCCAGCAAAATGTGTATTCTGAAGTTACTGTACACTAGATACGTTTGTACTTCACTGGATTTCAATATTGTGAGTGCTTAAAAATATCCAACTTTAAACTTCACCTTTTGCTGAAGGGCAAGACTGAGTGTGCAAACTGAGGTgcacataagaaaaaaaacaaccatttacaCATAAAGATAAAAAGCAAACTATAATTATAACACAAgacaaatgtttaaatgtagCATGTTCAGCAGCAGTGGTCTGTCCAAAGGTAACTGACAATGTGCAAAGCAAAAGTGCAAAAAGTCATGTTTAGCACTGCGACATGAGACTTCCTGCTTCTATGGTGAAAGACAAGCTTTTTCTCCTGTTTCACAAACTCCTGACCGCATATTGCTATCAGAGCCACTGCTTTAGACTAGTTTCAACCACAGTGCAGAGaacttaaaaaacaattattattatgAGAAATCCTGAAGTGATTGGTTTTGTCATATTGTACAAAACCTTCTATGACAATTAAGCAAAGGTGAAGCCAATGAGGGACAAGATCAGAGTCAAACTGAAGCAAGACTCATGAAAAACTGACTTCCACACCCAAAAAGGAAATGACAAAGAAATGAGTGTCTAACATTGAGGCATGAACACTAAGAGGAGGCAGACTCAAGGGAACACAGGAAGCCTGAAATTACAACCCCCACTAGTATTTTCTAAGTGCACATGTACCAATACACAGCCCTCTGTGACATTTCAAGCAGCCCTCAAGGACAGAATACACTACCATACAGTTCATTCACCCACAATATATAACATAACATCAAATATAGAGGCAGAACCAAACCAAGGGAGCATAATCTATTCATCAAACtcaatttggttttatttatattatgctaaatgacaacaacagtcagtttcaatacagagaaaatcccaacaatcagactgccctctatgagcaagcgcttggtgacagtgggaaggaaaagaaaaagaaaactaccttttaacaggaagaaacttctacCAGTCCAAGTATCAGGGAGGGACAGTCGTCTTCGACAGTTAGTTAGGGGTGAGGACAGGAAACTGCTACGgaaaagagacagagattattaataactaatgattaaatggtGTATAAACATAAGACTGAGCCATTCAATGTTAACAAATACATCTGGTGTCAAGAAATGCCACCTCTCACTGTAATGGTTAAGAAAATGATAAGCCAGAACAAAATGAGAACTATCAACCAAAAACCAGTGTGTTAGATCTCTGAACAAACACATTAGAAACactaaatgtgtatttattctATGTTTTCATTTATATGCTGGCTCAGTACATGGTCACTTTTAGAAATCCTGGTCTGTGAATAGTCTGTATTGTCTCTGAAGtataatatattaataatata
This window contains:
- the LOC134628591 gene encoding uncharacterized protein LOC134628591 isoform X1, whose amino-acid sequence is MARAALTKLLLLVILAFIICLPEFFTFYQVTKVNFFCLPYRPCEQGNQVKEGENAKAGNDDAKRGHMCDPSQTPDQEKWEQACTREDQSNTTDSASDVRRGRDDPKVRWFMCETDMEMAEVHRNISTSAYESHLEVSAELHLPNAETLNLTLYGRSNHSSLHLYPPEEEEGEKGGDEGQRKAFYCCLPLLPNSESANQSRCLLWFANQTVWNSTAKEKLPWKRTQKDEWQCALRVVWLALLCLVLLSIVTSVIGQIYKKRRLCRKPKVHPDGFNLITQQLNDGAKETEVSPPEAGTNLHSYGFHTWSGLSPIKEVDSQHDVSTLMDGNADHCYTGFLHHRSHPSVSSIKDEPAR
- the LOC134628591 gene encoding uncharacterized protein LOC134628591 isoform X2, producing the protein MARAALTKLLLLVILAFIICLPEFFTFYQVTKVNFFCLPYRPCEQGNQVKEGENAKAGNDDAKRGHMCDPSQTPDQEKWEQACTREDQSNTTDSASDVRRGRDDPKVRWFMCETDMEMAEVHRNISTSAYESHLEVSAELHLPNAETLNLTLYGRSNHSSLHLYPPEEEEGEKGGDEGQRKAFYCCLPLLPNSESANQSRCLLWFANQTVWNSTAKEKLPWKRTQKDEWQCALRVVWLALLCLVLLSIVTSVIGQIYKKRRLCRKPKVHPDGFNLITQQLNDGAKETEVSPPEGTNLHSYGFHTWSGLSPIKEVDSQHDVSTLMDGNADHCYTGFLHHRSHPSVSSIKDEPAR